From the genome of Segatella hominis, one region includes:
- a CDS encoding ATP-binding protein yields MAKIVNFYPVGIQTFSNIREGNYLYVDKTKYIMDFRKKKMKYVFLSRPRRFGKSLFASTLQAYFEGKKELFEGLAIADYEKEWVKHPVFHFDMSGAKHFDADALNNYLNLELLPYEELYSKGEGEKYPNERLEGIVKRAYKQTGEKAVVIIDEYDAPLLDVVHEKENLQPLRRIMQNFYSPLKKLDPYLEFTFITGITKFSQFSIFSELNNLDNISLYDQYSAICGISKTELTTQMKPDVEAMGEALGMTYEECLAELTRFYDGYHFSENSEDIFNPFSLVKALNAGKIAPYWFGSGTPSFLLKLLDKYHVNLSTLESQEAVLSSFDQSTEEMTDALPLLYQSGYLTIKKYDPMFQEYTLGIPNGEVRNGLLNSLIPHYVNPRRSDNDAFLLGFCKAVYRNDIEAALEHMRTYMATIPYDLENHSEKHYQTIFYLMFSFLNIYIRTEVKSAIGRADAVMHMPDTIYVFELKVDKSAEEALTQIDEKGYMLPYHSEGKRLVKIGISFDSTQRTISEWKIKEE; encoded by the coding sequence ATGGCAAAAATAGTAAATTTCTATCCAGTAGGAATACAGACATTCTCGAATATACGAGAGGGCAATTATCTCTATGTAGATAAGACAAAATACATCATGGATTTTCGTAAGAAAAAGATGAAGTATGTCTTTCTGAGTCGCCCAAGACGATTCGGGAAGTCGCTTTTTGCCTCTACTCTCCAAGCTTATTTCGAGGGGAAAAAGGAACTTTTTGAAGGATTAGCCATTGCTGATTATGAGAAAGAATGGGTGAAACATCCTGTTTTTCATTTCGACATGAGTGGAGCCAAGCATTTTGATGCTGATGCTTTGAATAATTATCTGAATCTGGAACTTTTGCCATACGAAGAACTTTATAGTAAGGGAGAAGGTGAAAAATATCCTAATGAAAGACTGGAAGGAATCGTAAAGCGAGCTTACAAGCAAACGGGAGAAAAGGCTGTAGTCATCATCGATGAATATGATGCCCCTCTGCTGGATGTAGTGCATGAGAAGGAGAACCTGCAACCGCTCCGTCGTATCATGCAGAATTTCTACAGCCCATTGAAGAAGCTCGATCCATACTTAGAGTTCACCTTCATCACGGGTATCACCAAGTTTTCACAGTTCAGTATCTTCAGCGAGCTCAACAACCTCGATAATATCAGTCTGTACGACCAGTATTCGGCAATCTGTGGCATCAGCAAGACAGAACTAACCACGCAGATGAAACCAGATGTAGAGGCAATGGGCGAAGCACTTGGTATGACGTATGAGGAATGCCTGGCAGAGCTGACACGATTCTACGACGGCTATCATTTCAGTGAGAATTCGGAAGATATTTTCAACCCGTTCAGTCTGGTGAAGGCGTTGAATGCAGGCAAAATTGCCCCTTATTGGTTTGGTTCCGGCACTCCATCCTTTCTATTGAAACTATTGGATAAATATCATGTCAATCTTTCTACATTGGAAAGTCAGGAGGCAGTACTCAGCTCTTTCGACCAATCTACGGAGGAAATGACAGATGCCTTGCCATTGCTTTATCAGAGCGGTTACCTGACCATCAAGAAATATGATCCGATGTTTCAGGAATATACTTTAGGCATCCCAAACGGGGAGGTACGTAATGGCTTACTCAATTCCTTGATTCCACATTATGTAAATCCTCGTCGTTCCGATAATGATGCCTTCCTCTTAGGATTCTGCAAAGCAGTTTACCGCAATGATATTGAGGCGGCATTGGAACACATGCGCACGTATATGGCTACGATACCATACGATTTGGAGAATCATAGCGAGAAGCATTATCAGACCATTTTCTATCTGATGTTCAGCTTCCTCAATATCTATATCCGTACGGAGGTGAAGAGTGCCATCGGTAGGGCAGATGCCGTGATGCACATGCCAGATACAATCTACGTCTTCGAACTGAAGGTAGATAAGAGCGCCGAAGAAGCTTTGACCCAGATAGACGAAAAGGGCTACATGCTCCCTTATCACTCTGAGGGTAAGCGACTGGTAAAAATCGGCATCAGCTTTGACAGCACCCAGCGTACCATCAGCGAATGGAAAATCAAGGAAGAATAA
- a CDS encoding tyrosine-type recombinase/integrase, producing the protein MVPKSTAAESHNTSLPSFVDQLRTQFLQQNKLRLAETYQSALNSFCLYINKVEILMEDIDSKMIEGYESYLKQKKLTLNTISFYMRILRAIYNRAVKSGTIADKKPFSHVFTTMTKTAKRAIPIQTIRKIAQAHITNKNEALARDLFLFSFYTRGMSFVDIAYLKKTDLNNTYLIYKRKKTGQELKIAWRKEMQELVDRNSSKDGVHLFGILDENSEKSLRFQYHYTQCIINTALKRLGKQLNLGTNLTMYVARHSWATIARQKNIPLSVICDGMGHNSEKTTQIYLQSVDAEAIDRCNDKLIAAITKSDKKK; encoded by the coding sequence ATCGTCCCTAAGAGTACGGCTGCCGAAAGCCATAACACTTCCCTTCCTTCTTTTGTAGATCAGCTAAGAACACAATTTCTTCAACAGAACAAACTCAGATTAGCAGAAACTTACCAAAGTGCCTTGAATAGTTTCTGCCTATATATTAATAAGGTGGAAATACTTATGGAAGATATAGACAGCAAGATGATAGAAGGCTATGAGAGTTATCTCAAACAGAAGAAGCTCACTCTCAATACCATTTCCTTCTACATGCGGATTTTGCGAGCTATCTACAACAGGGCTGTCAAAAGTGGAACCATTGCAGATAAAAAGCCTTTCAGTCATGTATTCACGACAATGACAAAAACTGCTAAAAGAGCAATACCTATCCAGACCATACGGAAAATAGCCCAAGCCCATATCACGAATAAGAACGAAGCATTGGCACGTGACCTTTTCCTGTTCAGCTTTTACACCAGAGGCATGTCGTTTGTAGATATAGCGTATCTCAAAAAGACTGACCTCAACAACACGTACCTTATATATAAAAGGAAGAAGACTGGTCAGGAATTAAAAATCGCTTGGCGAAAGGAAATGCAGGAATTGGTGGATAGAAACAGTTCTAAAGACGGCGTCCACTTGTTTGGCATATTAGATGAAAACAGCGAGAAAAGTCTCCGATTCCAATATCATTATACACAATGTATTATCAACACGGCTTTGAAACGATTAGGAAAGCAGCTAAACTTAGGAACCAATCTTACCATGTATGTAGCTCGACATTCTTGGGCTACAATAGCCCGACAGAAGAATATTCCTCTCAGCGTGATTTGCGATGGCATGGGGCACAATTCAGAGAAAACTACTCAGATATATCTACAGAGTGTGGATGCTGAAGCAATTGACCGATGCAACGACAAGCTAATTGCTGCCATTACCAAATCTGACAAAAAGAAATAG
- a CDS encoding OmpA family protein — MKTFKSILTVAALTLGTTAAMAQATYTDKDGNEYTFKKHAFLNLQGGAQYTLGEAKFGDLISPNVQLGLGYQFSPVFAMRLQANGWQSKGGWAAYREKVGDTPFSADYKFNYVAPGLDFMFNLSNLFCGWNPNRVFNLSAFVGGGANIAWKNDEVNDIAKTLESLDKYNLEYLWDGTKVRPFGRAGIDLEFKVSKAVSIMLEGNANITTDKYNSKKAGNADWYFNALAGLRINLGKSYTKTEPVKETPRPVEEYVKPEPKPQPKVEEKKVEEIRRDVFFVINSNKIASNEESKIKEVVDFLNANPDAKVVVTGYADAGTGNDRINDAISAKRAAAVVKVLKEKYGIEKSRITEDSKGARVQPFSENDKNRVTIMVAK; from the coding sequence ATGAAAACATTTAAATCAATCCTTACTGTTGCTGCCTTAACTTTAGGTACAACAGCTGCAATGGCACAAGCCACCTACACTGATAAAGATGGCAATGAGTACACATTCAAGAAGCACGCATTCCTCAACTTGCAGGGTGGTGCTCAGTACACTCTTGGTGAGGCTAAGTTTGGTGACTTGATTTCTCCTAACGTACAGTTGGGATTGGGCTACCAGTTCTCTCCAGTATTCGCTATGCGCCTCCAGGCTAATGGATGGCAGAGCAAGGGTGGATGGGCTGCTTATCGAGAGAAAGTCGGTGATACTCCATTCTCTGCTGACTATAAATTCAACTATGTGGCACCAGGATTAGACTTCATGTTCAATTTGAGCAACCTCTTCTGCGGCTGGAATCCAAACCGTGTATTCAATCTTAGCGCATTCGTGGGAGGTGGTGCCAACATCGCTTGGAAGAACGATGAGGTGAACGATATTGCCAAGACGCTGGAGTCTCTCGACAAATACAACTTAGAGTATCTCTGGGATGGTACTAAGGTTCGTCCTTTCGGCCGTGCAGGTATCGACTTGGAGTTCAAGGTGAGCAAGGCTGTCAGCATCATGTTGGAAGGAAATGCCAATATCACTACCGATAAATACAACTCTAAGAAAGCAGGCAACGCTGACTGGTATTTCAATGCCCTCGCTGGTCTTCGCATCAACCTCGGCAAGAGCTACACCAAGACTGAGCCTGTGAAGGAGACTCCACGCCCTGTCGAGGAGTATGTAAAACCAGAGCCAAAGCCACAGCCAAAGGTGGAGGAGAAAAAGGTAGAAGAAATCAGACGTGATGTATTCTTCGTTATCAACTCTAACAAGATTGCTTCTAATGAAGAGAGCAAGATCAAAGAGGTGGTTGACTTCCTGAATGCTAACCCAGACGCTAAGGTAGTCGTAACAGGTTATGCTGATGCTGGTACAGGTAATGACAGAATCAATGATGCGATTTCTGCAAAGCGTGCTGCAGCTGTAGTGAAGGTCCTCAAAGAGAAATATGGTATTGAAAAATCTAGAATCACTGAAGATTCAAAGGGTGCTCGTGTTCAACCATTCTCAGAGAATGACAAAAACCGTGTTACTATCATGGTTGCTAAGTAA
- a CDS encoding DUF1573 domain-containing protein encodes MKMQKAYNTWTINIKYCVVFLIFTIIACTNHANIKHKGAYIDIENKEIEVGALKKDATKHIYKVPILNSGDTPLEITEVLSSCYCASADMPKEPIQPGDTYQMEIVLDVSEMEVQNPFIREFYIKSNAVNGTETIISLTGSITK; translated from the coding sequence ATGAAGATGCAGAAGGCATACAACACATGGACGATCAATATTAAATATTGTGTTGTCTTTTTGATTTTTACAATTATTGCATGTACGAATCATGCTAATATAAAACACAAAGGAGCATACATAGATATTGAGAACAAAGAAATAGAAGTAGGTGCACTAAAAAAGGATGCAACGAAACACATCTATAAAGTACCAATACTCAATTCAGGCGATACTCCCTTGGAAATTACAGAAGTATTATCTAGTTGTTATTGTGCAAGTGCAGATATGCCTAAAGAGCCAATACAACCAGGTGATACTTATCAAATGGAAATAGTTTTGGATGTCAGTGAAATGGAGGTACAAAATCCATTTATCAGAGAATTCTATATCAAGTCGAATGCGGTAAATGGAACAGAAACTATCATCAGTCTGACAGGTTCCATCACAAAATAA
- a CDS encoding Ig-like domain-containing protein — translation MKQLLLLLLFTFCELSMWGQKTSVSTFDFTYPTKLNPQISISNNLTSIDVSTSVFTAGKLSLSFQKGLNQYLGAQYITNSTSDPKEYFLKLCRGCSMTISGMEGVTLDSVKFEVEKDMYDINLSENMPGTLSEDRYKRFWSKNEGQVVNAISFYNSGIASEIKKITVYYKEPISIISPSNTSFASKVLSSFLSETLTFASSITLNTSGIGAYISDAEGNHHPLTLSAKGNLVTLSVSNAIATDGQYTIYIPEGCIWDASGYCNKALTYNFTISTPKNTLTYTTVTPAEGEIDKLSSPIVLEFDKHLMAISNNELYIYKDGAKAAKAKIERSSTSSKDVIISFDIPEGLTEKGIYTLTINEGIIKDQLEETYNPTFTLTYKVGYEKEPEVSETYLAAKNLISKTGVGYPADDSEARIALKNLVEQVPFASDEELTKAMLSFYSEKNITMPETGKYYTISNISQSNKVLYISVDDEENVSLTSNKAKATAFLSSCEDGKYTFQTQGGKYFFVNGLTSDKGKSLDLKKFSLSGVDDKLVLGTFSIYGYCTTNSEDTELNAYALVNHSTGKISTDVTASSLHFNEKQSNAFMFTETAKPAEEATAVDFHMSLICTEFTADNGILELSTAGYSGLSLNPDKQNASLLNKEQKEIGQLNMTLGNNGNVKIPFSQLSNDTYYVKVSKGSILGVKDGQTYTNKEFTVPFTVKKQDIVVPDNPEFDYSYNSFWYVPFESEYYHDIDLNGFSITDAGDFDGFVVNESKMIELVQPDTYRTVKTGHFKKIDYLPGYPEYTNAYQIEFDTPIKSGDLKSDRYVFVIPIGTFGDNNYAKYLSDPTSISPSKCKVNPVMRIVYKVDNDKATGIDEITTDSNKPSIIYDLMGRRVQNMSRPGIYIVNGKKVVKK, via the coding sequence ATGAAACAGCTATTATTATTATTGCTTTTTACTTTTTGTGAATTGTCTATGTGGGGACAAAAGACATCTGTCTCCACATTTGACTTCACCTATCCTACGAAGTTGAATCCACAAATTTCTATTTCCAACAATTTGACCTCTATAGATGTTTCGACTAGCGTTTTTACCGCAGGTAAATTATCCCTTTCCTTCCAAAAAGGACTGAATCAATATCTTGGGGCGCAGTATATAACCAATAGCACAAGCGACCCTAAGGAATACTTCCTTAAACTTTGCAGAGGTTGCTCTATGACAATCAGCGGTATGGAAGGTGTAACCTTGGATTCCGTAAAATTTGAGGTAGAGAAGGATATGTATGATATCAACCTCTCAGAAAATATGCCTGGAACCCTTTCCGAAGATCGTTATAAGAGGTTTTGGAGTAAGAATGAAGGGCAAGTAGTAAATGCTATTTCATTCTACAACTCAGGTATAGCTTCTGAAATCAAAAAAATCACTGTTTATTACAAGGAGCCAATATCAATCATATCGCCAAGCAACACAAGCTTTGCCAGCAAAGTTTTAAGTAGCTTCTTAAGTGAAACTCTTACCTTCGCTTCAAGCATTACCTTAAATACATCAGGTATTGGTGCATACATTTCTGATGCAGAGGGAAACCATCATCCTCTTACATTATCCGCTAAAGGAAATCTAGTAACGTTAAGTGTCTCAAATGCTATTGCTACTGATGGTCAATATACTATATACATTCCAGAAGGTTGTATCTGGGATGCAAGTGGCTATTGCAACAAAGCGCTAACTTATAATTTTACTATTAGCACCCCTAAGAATACTTTAACTTACACTACTGTTACACCTGCAGAGGGTGAAATTGACAAGTTGTCAAGCCCTATTGTTTTGGAATTTGACAAGCACTTGATGGCAATAAGTAATAATGAGTTGTATATATACAAAGATGGTGCTAAGGCTGCAAAAGCAAAGATTGAAAGATCTAGCACTTCTTCTAAAGATGTAATCATCAGCTTTGATATTCCAGAAGGACTTACAGAAAAGGGTATTTATACGTTAACTATTAATGAGGGCATCATTAAAGACCAATTGGAAGAAACTTATAATCCTACTTTCACCCTGACTTACAAAGTTGGATACGAAAAGGAACCAGAAGTTTCCGAAACTTACTTGGCTGCTAAGAATTTGATCAGCAAGACCGGGGTTGGTTATCCTGCCGATGATAGTGAGGCACGCATTGCCCTAAAGAATCTTGTCGAACAAGTTCCATTTGCTTCTGACGAAGAGCTTACAAAAGCTATGCTATCATTTTATAGCGAAAAGAACATAACCATGCCTGAAACTGGAAAATATTACACTATTTCCAATATCAGTCAGAGCAATAAGGTTCTTTATATTTCGGTCGATGATGAAGAGAACGTATCATTGACAAGCAATAAAGCTAAGGCTACGGCATTCCTAAGTTCTTGCGAGGATGGCAAATATACATTCCAAACACAAGGAGGCAAGTATTTCTTTGTCAACGGATTAACTTCAGATAAAGGTAAGTCATTGGATTTAAAGAAGTTCTCTCTATCTGGCGTAGATGACAAATTGGTATTAGGTACGTTTAGTATCTATGGTTATTGCACTACAAACTCTGAGGACACAGAATTGAACGCCTATGCTTTGGTAAACCATTCTACAGGTAAAATCTCTACTGATGTTACTGCTTCGAGCTTGCACTTCAATGAAAAGCAATCAAATGCCTTTATGTTTACCGAAACGGCAAAGCCTGCAGAGGAAGCAACAGCTGTTGATTTCCACATGTCGCTTATTTGCACTGAGTTTACTGCCGATAATGGAATTTTGGAGTTGTCAACTGCAGGATACTCAGGATTGTCTTTGAATCCTGATAAGCAAAATGCCTCTCTCCTCAACAAAGAGCAGAAGGAGATTGGACAACTCAACATGACTTTAGGAAACAATGGAAATGTGAAGATTCCATTTAGTCAACTTTCCAATGACACTTACTATGTTAAGGTTTCAAAAGGAAGCATACTTGGCGTCAAGGATGGGCAAACTTATACAAATAAGGAATTTACAGTTCCATTTACTGTTAAGAAACAGGATATAGTTGTTCCAGACAATCCTGAATTTGACTATAGCTACAACAGTTTTTGGTATGTACCTTTTGAGTCTGAATATTATCACGATATTGACTTGAATGGATTCAGCATAACAGATGCAGGTGATTTCGACGGTTTCGTTGTCAACGAAAGTAAAATGATAGAATTGGTACAACCTGATACATATCGAACTGTAAAAACTGGGCATTTCAAGAAGATTGATTACTTGCCAGGCTATCCTGAATACACAAATGCTTACCAGATAGAGTTTGATACCCCAATTAAATCTGGTGACTTGAAATCAGACAGGTATGTATTTGTCATTCCTATAGGAACATTTGGCGACAACAATTACGCAAAGTACTTGTCTGACCCTACATCAATCTCTCCTAGCAAATGCAAGGTCAACCCTGTCATGAGAATCGTCTACAAAGTTGACAACGACAAGGCTACTGGTATTGATGAGATTACAACTGACTCGAATAAACCAAGCATCATCTACGATTTGATGGGCCGTCGAGTACAAAACATGTCTCGCCCTGGCATCTACATCGTCAACGGCAAGAAGGTTGTCAAGAAGTAA
- a CDS encoding PL29 family lyase N-terminal domain-containing protein: MKRKYFSVLLMGALAIASTSMVTSCKDYDDDIQNLQQQIDANKSAIEEISKLIKEGCVITSVEKATSGVTVKLNNGDTFTINNGEKGADGTPGTAWTIGADGYWVKDGVKTEYYALGTKGDKGDKGDKGDKGDKGDKGDKGDTGAAGSTGTGTAGVNGKYYVPNAETGCFDIYQDGEKVESTNISFIGTGVITAIKDDNAKTLTLFGVKGGEGQNGKVVISMTGDLTSLVFMPKFYLDGIEMIEYPYLNGTSLKKQNVAGACTNHDGVTVQNLGVDYKDNNKAFVYGPAWAVDYHANPVNAKLAYANVDGFNVLNPAVLYTRATAAELGVTSPEKNYAGTTLFNIANDGVLTVGLQVAHPDKLNPAPTKNKVTDTETWNNANTVALKVKNNEGNDIVSDYALLQPTKAKVEGLVWTKDPDYIRGPKDADGNHIAQTGDEACGVGKGKVHVWDTPKEALQDERHAALELYYENNTEIDLNDYVGIHLTKENIKDYMATSETKTLTPEQAKEWGLTFHFIPVMYKAGDNQTSDSHFLKSLGDGKFRAQNVDENLKAGLAAEASVGREPLVQVLVTRGETITEDNVVLDGYILLHITKQAKDNHVVNKWNNQDVVFDQCNDVDVFQTTWEQFNDYMLTQELNMSKEDFDHGYEADIIDGTNKLNMYAAPLATKGTMTPDNSIGDVFYTKDGTGTTNHTWRWVIPAEQVEKLLHDKASVTLVRYIRFNAKDQIEAKYPYIYVKMETTITRKQLATNTFGDRIKEYWYKNDMSTRPLTLGNDGIIFDAVNPYDGGDINSITRGIETTMNGNKISSLAGKNYKYFFTPKTIELTAQDGETYVITTSGNGTNHDKVVCKYDALHTHPYADFANAVKVCAINYGAGAFNNAKLYAVKKGSSATPTEIAVMDQSNGVISLTKNAVSKKLLNAKGYDEEKTLTDELSAYVSVVASSKTVCNLAEVVEDGSFIVSWERPINLISKKSNGVIDAKTNGNVINFIDNFKFYDWRGVETNLYKNYKAETELNDAKRDTYFAKSKMWGENLWFWAYYGINSITVDYSKIETTLNNGSNFVPLSSVSNALELYFLDATGKAVRGVQTYNFNLSRYNSEAQNAALQTYMNANKALFGRILYTNNGDVVNNFSLKIPVTIGYTWGTFNTEIILDVQTSIGH, from the coding sequence ATGAAAAGAAAGTATTTTAGCGTATTGCTTATGGGTGCATTAGCTATTGCATCTACAAGCATGGTTACTTCTTGTAAGGACTACGATGATGACATTCAGAATTTGCAGCAGCAAATCGATGCCAACAAGTCAGCTATTGAGGAAATCTCAAAGTTGATTAAGGAAGGTTGCGTCATCACAAGCGTAGAGAAAGCTACAAGTGGTGTAACTGTAAAGCTTAACAACGGTGACACTTTCACTATCAACAATGGTGAGAAGGGTGCCGATGGTACACCTGGTACCGCTTGGACTATCGGTGCCGATGGTTATTGGGTAAAAGATGGTGTTAAAACCGAGTACTACGCACTTGGAACCAAAGGTGACAAGGGAGACAAAGGTGACAAAGGCGACAAGGGTGACAAGGGAGACAAAGGCGACAAGGGTGATACTGGCGCAGCAGGCTCTACTGGCACAGGAACTGCAGGTGTAAACGGCAAGTACTACGTACCTAACGCAGAAACAGGTTGCTTCGACATCTACCAAGATGGTGAAAAGGTTGAGTCAACAAACATTAGCTTCATTGGTACTGGTGTAATCACTGCTATTAAAGATGACAATGCTAAGACATTGACATTGTTTGGTGTTAAAGGTGGTGAAGGTCAAAATGGTAAGGTTGTTATCTCAATGACTGGTGACTTGACAAGCTTGGTATTCATGCCTAAGTTCTACCTCGACGGTATTGAGATGATTGAATATCCATACTTGAATGGTACTAGCTTGAAGAAGCAGAATGTTGCAGGTGCTTGCACAAACCATGATGGTGTAACCGTACAGAACCTTGGTGTTGACTACAAGGATAACAACAAGGCTTTCGTGTATGGTCCAGCTTGGGCTGTTGACTATCATGCAAACCCTGTAAATGCTAAGTTGGCATATGCTAATGTTGATGGATTCAACGTTCTCAACCCAGCAGTTCTTTACACACGTGCAACAGCTGCTGAACTTGGTGTAACTTCTCCTGAAAAGAATTATGCAGGTACAACATTGTTTAATATCGCTAATGATGGTGTTTTGACTGTAGGTTTGCAGGTTGCTCATCCTGATAAGTTGAACCCAGCTCCAACCAAGAACAAGGTTACTGATACCGAGACTTGGAACAATGCTAATACCGTCGCATTGAAGGTTAAGAACAATGAGGGCAACGATATCGTTTCTGATTATGCTTTACTCCAGCCAACTAAGGCTAAGGTAGAGGGCTTGGTATGGACGAAAGATCCTGATTATATCCGTGGACCTAAGGATGCGGATGGTAATCACATTGCTCAGACTGGTGATGAGGCTTGTGGCGTAGGTAAGGGCAAGGTTCACGTATGGGATACTCCAAAGGAGGCTCTTCAAGATGAACGTCATGCAGCTCTTGAGTTGTACTACGAGAACAATACAGAGATTGACTTGAATGACTATGTCGGTATTCACTTGACAAAGGAGAATATCAAGGATTACATGGCAACCTCAGAGACAAAGACTTTAACACCTGAGCAGGCTAAGGAGTGGGGCTTGACTTTCCACTTTATCCCTGTAATGTACAAGGCTGGTGATAACCAGACATCAGATTCTCACTTCTTGAAATCACTTGGAGATGGCAAGTTCCGTGCTCAGAATGTTGATGAAAACTTGAAGGCTGGTCTTGCAGCGGAAGCTTCTGTTGGTCGTGAGCCATTAGTACAGGTTCTCGTAACACGTGGTGAGACTATCACAGAGGACAATGTTGTTCTCGATGGTTACATCTTGCTTCACATTACAAAACAGGCTAAGGACAACCATGTTGTAAACAAGTGGAACAACCAAGATGTTGTATTCGATCAGTGTAATGACGTTGATGTATTCCAGACAACATGGGAGCAGTTCAACGACTATATGTTGACTCAAGAATTGAACATGTCTAAGGAAGACTTTGACCATGGTTATGAGGCTGACATTATTGATGGTACCAATAAATTGAATATGTATGCTGCACCATTGGCAACAAAGGGTACAATGACTCCAGACAATTCTATTGGTGATGTATTCTATACAAAGGATGGTACAGGTACAACCAACCATACATGGCGTTGGGTTATTCCTGCTGAACAGGTTGAGAAGTTGTTGCACGACAAAGCTTCTGTGACATTAGTACGTTACATCCGTTTCAATGCTAAGGATCAGATTGAGGCTAAGTATCCTTACATCTATGTGAAGATGGAAACAACTATCACTAGAAAGCAGCTCGCTACCAACACATTCGGTGATAGAATCAAAGAATACTGGTACAAGAATGATATGTCAACACGTCCATTGACATTGGGTAATGATGGTATCATCTTCGATGCAGTCAACCCATACGATGGAGGCGATATCAATTCTATTACTCGTGGTATTGAAACAACCATGAATGGAAACAAGATTTCTTCATTGGCAGGCAAGAACTATAAGTATTTCTTCACTCCTAAGACTATCGAATTGACAGCACAGGATGGTGAGACATATGTTATTACAACCTCTGGTAATGGTACAAACCACGATAAGGTCGTTTGCAAGTACGACGCTCTCCATACACATCCTTACGCAGACTTTGCTAATGCTGTTAAGGTTTGCGCTATCAACTATGGCGCTGGTGCATTCAACAATGCTAAATTGTATGCAGTGAAGAAGGGTTCTTCTGCTACTCCTACAGAGATTGCTGTTATGGACCAGAGCAATGGTGTTATCTCACTTACAAAGAATGCTGTTAGCAAGAAGCTCTTGAATGCCAAGGGTTACGATGAAGAGAAGACTCTTACAGATGAGTTGAGTGCATACGTAAGTGTTGTTGCATCTTCTAAGACTGTCTGCAACCTTGCCGAGGTTGTTGAGGATGGTTCATTCATCGTAAGCTGGGAGCGTCCAATCAACTTGATTTCTAAGAAGTCTAATGGTGTTATCGATGCAAAGACAAACGGTAATGTCATCAACTTCATTGACAACTTCAAGTTCTACGATTGGCGTGGTGTAGAGACAAACCTCTACAAAAATTACAAGGCAGAAACAGAACTTAATGACGCTAAGCGTGACACATACTTTGCAAAGAGTAAGATGTGGGGTGAGAACTTGTGGTTCTGGGCTTACTATGGCATCAACAGCATCACTGTTGATTACAGCAAGATCGAGACTACTTTGAACAATGGTTCTAACTTCGTTCCATTGTCAAGTGTTTCAAATGCACTTGAGTTGTACTTCTTGGATGCAACTGGCAAGGCTGTTCGTGGTGTTCAGACTTACAACTTCAACCTTTCACGCTACAATTCTGAGGCTCAGAACGCTGCTTTGCAGACTTACATGAATGCAAACAAGGCTCTGTTCGGAAGAATTCTCTACACCAACAATGGTGACGTTGTAAACAACTTCTCCTTGAAGATTCCTGTAACAATTGGTTACACATGGGGTACGTTCAATACAGAAATCATCTTGGATGTACAGACATCAATTGGTCACTAA
- a CDS encoding T9SS type A sorting domain-containing protein, with amino-acid sequence MTSVIKYSIIFVLLVIGSLVSRANDNNYLLALTYTEDGEGSKTTYVKLTEKPIISFSAKNIEISGVNISLLYENVTSISFVDEETTNIDDISTKNKEIPQIAFLSNSTLLVSGLIQGGKVTLYSIDGKVLSQQPANEEGKASISLENLPNGAYVVKTNKKSFKILKK; translated from the coding sequence ATGACTTCAGTTATCAAATACAGTATTATATTCGTATTACTTGTTATTGGCTCTTTAGTTTCAAGAGCCAATGACAATAATTATCTCTTGGCTTTGACATACACAGAAGATGGTGAAGGTTCCAAAACTACATACGTAAAACTTACAGAGAAACCAATCATTTCATTTTCTGCAAAAAACATAGAGATTAGTGGAGTCAACATATCTTTGCTATACGAGAATGTTACATCCATCAGTTTTGTAGATGAAGAAACCACCAACATAGATGATATCTCTACGAAAAACAAAGAAATTCCTCAAATTGCTTTCCTTAGCAATTCAACACTGTTAGTCTCAGGATTAATTCAAGGAGGCAAGGTTACTCTATATTCCATTGATGGTAAGGTTCTATCTCAGCAACCAGCCAATGAAGAAGGAAAAGCCTCAATATCATTGGAGAACCTTCCAAATGGTGCGTATGTAGTAAAGACGAATAAGAAATCATTTAAGATCTTAAAGAAATGA